A genomic window from Nitrospiria bacterium includes:
- the amrS gene encoding AmmeMemoRadiSam system radical SAM enzyme, with amino-acid sequence MGIAGERLNTVVPTRYWHKLEDGRVQCDLCPRFCRLHEGQQGLCFVRARQNDQIVLTTYGRSSGFCVDPIEKKPLNHFLPGTPVLSFGTAGCNLSCRFCQNWDISKSREVDTLADAASPEKIARVARELGCRSVAFTYNDPVIFHEYAIDVAQACHGLGIKTVAVTAGYVCEKPREEFYRYMDAANVDLKAFTERFYQQITAGHLQPVLDTLIYLKHRTNVWLEITTLLIPGENDSDQEIEALAKWVVENLGPDVPIHFSAFHPDYKMLDRPPTPPGTLTRARRIAMDSGIRYAYIGNVHDPGGDSTYCHGCGKKLIGRDWYLLSDWNLADDGHCRSCGTACAGRFEGPPGHWGRRYLPVRLKDFD; translated from the coding sequence ATGGGAATTGCCGGTGAGAGACTAAACACGGTTGTGCCGACCCGGTACTGGCACAAGCTCGAAGATGGACGCGTCCAGTGCGATCTGTGTCCCCGCTTTTGCAGGCTCCACGAAGGCCAGCAGGGACTCTGCTTTGTACGGGCCCGGCAGAACGACCAGATCGTATTGACGACCTACGGGCGATCGAGTGGGTTCTGTGTCGATCCAATCGAAAAAAAACCGTTGAACCATTTTCTTCCCGGAACGCCCGTGCTTTCCTTCGGGACGGCCGGATGCAACCTGTCCTGCCGGTTTTGCCAGAACTGGGACATCAGCAAGTCCCGTGAGGTCGATACCCTGGCCGATGCGGCCTCTCCCGAAAAGATCGCTCGTGTCGCCCGGGAGCTGGGCTGCCGCAGCGTCGCCTTTACCTATAATGATCCCGTCATCTTCCATGAATATGCGATCGACGTGGCCCAGGCCTGTCACGGGCTGGGGATCAAGACGGTGGCCGTAACGGCAGGCTATGTTTGTGAGAAGCCGCGCGAGGAATTTTACCGATATATGGACGCGGCCAATGTCGACCTCAAGGCCTTCACGGAACGGTTCTATCAGCAGATAACGGCCGGGCATCTTCAGCCCGTCCTGGACACCCTGATCTATCTCAAGCACCGGACGAACGTCTGGTTGGAGATCACCACGCTCCTCATCCCGGGCGAAAACGATTCGGACCAGGAGATCGAAGCCCTTGCCAAGTGGGTGGTGGAAAACTTGGGGCCGGATGTGCCGATTCATTTTAGCGCGTTTCACCCGGACTATAAGATGCTGGACCGGCCGCCCACCCCGCCCGGGACCCTGACGCGGGCGCGGAGGATCGCCATGGATAGCGGGATCCGCTACGCCTATATCGGCAACGTTCATGATCCCGGGGGCGACAGCACCTACTGCCACGGCTGCGGCAAGAAACTGATCGGCCGCGACTGGTACCTCCTGTCCGACTGGAATTTGGCCGACGACGGCCATTGCCGTTCCTGCGGCACGGCCTGTGCCGGGCGATTTGAAGGTCCCCCGGGCCACTGGGGCCGACGCTACCTTCCGGTGCGATTGAAGGATTTTGATTGA